The Catenuloplanes niger genome includes a window with the following:
- the rpoB gene encoding DNA-directed RNA polymerase subunit beta has product MAASRPAKTSRTSSAFAPRRISFGRITEHLEVPNLLAIQNESFDWLVGNEAWQNRSADDPNARSGLAEILDEISPIEDFSGTMSLSFSAPRFDEVKASIEECKEKDLTYCAPLFVTAEFTNNTTGEIKSQTVFMGDFPMMTPKGTFIINGTERVVVSQLVRSPGVYFDKQPDKTSDRDLSSVKVIPSRGAWLEFDIDKRDTVGVRIDRKRRQAVTVLLKAIGWSADQIREKFGWSELLMTTLEKDHIAGQDEALLDIYRKLRPGEPPTRENAQTLLDNLFFNPKRYDVAKVGRYKFNKKLEIDVPITTGVLTEDDIVATVEYLARLHAGEDGYEADDIDHFGNRRLRTVGELIQNQVRVGLSRMERVVRERMTTQDVEAITPQTLINIRPVVAAIKEFFGTSQLSQFMDQTNPLAGLTHRRRLSALGPGGLSRERAGFEVRDVHPSHYGRMCPIETPEGPNIGLIGALSTFARVNPFGFIETPYRKVVEGRVTDEIDYLTADEEDRFVKAQANAPLSSDGTFAEERVLVRRKGGEVDYVVGTAVDYMDVSPRQMTSVATAMIPFLEHDDANRALMGANMQRQAVPLVKAEAPLVGTGMEYRAAVDAGDVVVAEVGGLVEDLCADYITVHQDDGHRRTYLLHKFRRSNAGSCVNQKPTVFEGDRVEAGQVIADGPCTDEGEMALGRNLLVAFMTWEGHNYEDAIILSQRLVQQDVLTSIHIEEHEVDARDTKLGPEEITRDIPNVSEEMLADLDERGIIRIGAEVVPGDILVGKVTPKGETELTPEERLLRAIFGEKAREVRDTSLKVPHGETGTVIGVRTFSREDGDELPPGVNELVRVYVAQKRKIQDGDKLAGRHGNKGVISKILPVEDMPFLEDGTPVDIVLNPLGVPSRMNIGQVLETHLGWVAKTGWNVEGEDTEWKRQLRSINAHQSEPNTNVATPVFDGAREDEIHGLLASTLPNRDGTQLIGSSGKAKLFDGRSGEPIPDAIAVGYVYILKLNHLVDDKIHARSTGPYSMITQQPLGGKAQFGGQRFGEMECWAMQAYGAAYALQELLTIKSDDVLGRVKVYEAIVKGENIPEPGIPESFKVLLKELQSLCLNVEVLSSDGVALEMRETDDEVFRAAEELGIDLSRREPSSVEEV; this is encoded by the coding sequence TTGGCAGCTTCCCGCCCTGCGAAGACCAGTCGTACGTCGAGCGCATTCGCTCCCCGCCGAATTTCCTTCGGCAGGATCACTGAGCATCTTGAGGTTCCGAACCTCCTGGCAATCCAGAACGAGTCCTTTGACTGGCTTGTCGGCAACGAAGCTTGGCAGAACCGATCGGCTGACGACCCGAACGCACGTTCGGGCCTTGCGGAGATTCTCGACGAGATCAGTCCCATCGAGGACTTCTCCGGCACCATGTCCCTCTCCTTCTCCGCACCGCGCTTCGACGAGGTCAAGGCCTCGATCGAGGAGTGCAAGGAGAAGGACCTGACCTACTGTGCCCCGCTGTTCGTGACCGCGGAGTTCACCAACAACACCACTGGCGAGATCAAGAGCCAGACGGTGTTCATGGGTGACTTCCCGATGATGACCCCCAAGGGCACGTTCATCATCAACGGCACCGAGCGCGTCGTGGTCAGCCAGCTGGTCCGCTCGCCCGGCGTCTACTTCGACAAGCAGCCGGACAAGACGTCCGACCGCGATCTCTCCAGCGTCAAGGTCATCCCGAGCCGGGGTGCCTGGCTGGAGTTCGACATCGACAAGCGCGACACCGTCGGTGTCCGCATCGACCGCAAGCGCCGGCAGGCCGTCACGGTCCTGCTCAAGGCGATCGGGTGGTCCGCCGACCAGATCCGTGAGAAGTTCGGCTGGTCCGAGCTGCTCATGACGACGCTGGAGAAGGACCACATCGCCGGGCAGGACGAGGCCCTGCTCGACATCTACCGCAAGCTCCGTCCCGGCGAGCCGCCGACCCGGGAGAACGCGCAGACCCTGCTCGACAACCTCTTCTTCAACCCGAAGAGGTACGACGTGGCAAAGGTCGGCCGTTACAAGTTCAACAAGAAGCTCGAGATCGACGTCCCGATCACCACGGGCGTGCTGACCGAGGACGACATCGTCGCCACCGTGGAGTACCTGGCTCGCCTGCACGCGGGTGAGGACGGCTACGAGGCCGACGACATCGACCACTTCGGCAACCGTCGTCTGCGCACGGTGGGCGAGCTCATCCAGAACCAGGTCCGCGTGGGCCTGTCCCGGATGGAGCGCGTCGTCCGCGAGCGGATGACCACGCAGGACGTCGAGGCGATCACGCCGCAGACCCTGATCAACATCCGTCCCGTCGTGGCGGCGATCAAGGAGTTCTTCGGTACGTCGCAGCTGTCCCAGTTCATGGACCAGACCAACCCTCTGGCGGGTCTGACCCACCGCCGGCGCCTTTCCGCGCTGGGCCCGGGTGGTCTGTCCCGTGAGCGGGCCGGCTTCGAGGTCCGTGACGTGCACCCGTCCCACTACGGCCGGATGTGCCCGATCGAGACGCCGGAAGGCCCGAACATCGGCCTGATCGGTGCGCTCTCGACGTTCGCGCGGGTCAACCCGTTCGGCTTCATCGAGACGCCGTACCGGAAGGTCGTCGAGGGCCGGGTCACCGACGAGATCGACTACCTGACCGCCGACGAGGAGGACCGGTTCGTCAAGGCGCAGGCAAACGCGCCGCTGTCGAGCGACGGCACCTTCGCGGAGGAGCGGGTTCTCGTCCGCCGTAAGGGCGGTGAGGTCGACTACGTCGTCGGCACCGCCGTCGACTACATGGACGTCTCGCCGCGGCAGATGACCTCGGTCGCCACCGCGATGATCCCGTTCCTCGAGCACGACGACGCCAACCGCGCGCTCATGGGCGCGAACATGCAGCGTCAGGCCGTGCCGCTGGTCAAGGCGGAGGCCCCGCTGGTCGGCACCGGCATGGAGTACCGTGCCGCGGTCGACGCCGGTGACGTGGTCGTGGCCGAGGTCGGCGGTCTGGTCGAGGACCTCTGCGCCGACTACATCACGGTCCACCAGGACGACGGCCACCGTCGTACCTACCTGCTGCACAAGTTCCGCCGCTCGAACGCCGGCTCCTGCGTCAACCAGAAGCCGACCGTGTTCGAGGGTGACCGGGTCGAGGCCGGCCAGGTCATCGCGGACGGTCCGTGCACCGACGAGGGCGAGATGGCCCTCGGCCGGAACCTCCTGGTCGCGTTCATGACCTGGGAGGGTCACAACTACGAGGACGCGATCATCCTGTCGCAGCGCCTCGTGCAGCAGGACGTGCTCACCTCGATCCACATCGAGGAGCACGAGGTCGACGCGCGGGACACCAAGCTCGGCCCGGAGGAGATCACCCGCGACATCCCGAACGTCAGCGAAGAGATGCTGGCGGACCTGGACGAGCGGGGCATCATCCGGATCGGTGCCGAGGTCGTCCCCGGCGACATCCTGGTCGGCAAGGTCACGCCGAAGGGCGAGACCGAGCTGACCCCGGAGGAGCGCCTGCTCCGCGCGATCTTCGGCGAGAAGGCCCGGGAGGTCCGGGACACCTCGCTGAAGGTGCCGCACGGCGAGACCGGCACGGTCATCGGCGTCCGCACGTTCTCGCGTGAGGACGGCGACGAGCTGCCTCCGGGCGTGAACGAGCTGGTCCGGGTGTACGTGGCCCAGAAGCGCAAGATCCAGGACGGTGACAAGCTCGCGGGCCGGCACGGCAACAAGGGCGTCATCTCCAAGATCCTGCCGGTCGAGGACATGCCGTTCCTGGAGGACGGCACGCCGGTCGACATCGTGCTCAACCCGCTGGGTGTGCCCTCGCGAATGAACATCGGCCAGGTCCTGGAGACCCACCTCGGGTGGGTGGCCAAGACCGGCTGGAACGTCGAGGGCGAGGACACCGAGTGGAAGCGCCAGCTCCGCTCGATCAACGCGCACCAGAGCGAGCCGAACACGAACGTGGCGACGCCGGTCTTCGACGGCGCGCGGGAGGACGAGATCCACGGTCTCCTCGCGAGCACGCTGCCGAACCGGGACGGCACGCAGCTGATCGGCAGCTCCGGCAAGGCGAAGCTGTTCGACGGCCGGTCGGGTGAGCCGATCCCGGACGCGATCGCGGTCGGCTACGTCTACATCCTGAAGCTGAACCACCTGGTCGACGACAAGATCCACGCTCGGTCGACCGGTCCGTACTCGATGATCACGCAGCAGCCGCTGGGTGGTAAGGCGCAGTTCGGTGGCCAGCGTTTCGGCGAGATGGAGTGCTGGGCCATGCAGGCCTACGGCGCCGCCTACGCCCTGCAGGAGCTGCTCACGATCAAGTCCGACGACGTGCTGGGCCGCGTGAAGGTGTACGAGGCCATCGTCAAGGGCGAGAACATCCCGGAGCCGGGTATCCCGGAGTCCTTCAAGGTGCTCCTCAAGGAGCTGCAGTCGCTGTGCCTGAACGTCGAGGTGCTCTCCAGCGACGGCGTGGCCCTCGAGATGCGCGAGACGGACGACGAGGTCTTCCGGGCTGCGGAGGAGCTGGGTATCGACCTGTCCCGGCGCGAGCCGAGCAGCGTCGAAGAAGTCTGA
- the rplL gene encoding 50S ribosomal protein L7/L12 has translation MAKLSTDELLDAFKEMTLIELSEFVKQFEETFDVTAAAPVAIAGPAGPAAVADAPEEKDEFDVVLEADGGKKIQVIKVVRELTGLGLKEAKDVVESAPKAILEKVNKETADKAKEKLEGEGAKVTLK, from the coding sequence ATGGCGAAGCTCAGCACCGACGAGCTGCTCGACGCGTTCAAGGAGATGACGCTGATCGAGCTCTCCGAGTTCGTGAAGCAGTTCGAGGAGACCTTCGACGTGACCGCCGCCGCGCCGGTCGCGATCGCCGGCCCGGCCGGCCCGGCCGCCGTTGCCGACGCGCCGGAGGAGAAGGACGAGTTCGACGTCGTCCTCGAGGCCGACGGTGGCAAGAAGATCCAGGTCATCAAGGTCGTGCGCGAGCTGACCGGCCTGGGCCTGAAGGAGGCCAAGGACGTCGTCGAGTCGGCGCCGAAGGCCATCCTCGAGAAGGTCAACAAGGAGACGGCCGACAAGGCCAAGGAGAAGCTCGAGGGCGAAGGCGCCAAGGTCACCCTCAAGTAA
- the rplA gene encoding 50S ribosomal protein L1 codes for MALSKAYKKASEQIDKSKLYTPAEAVKLAKDTTATKFDPTVEVAMRLGVDPRKADQMVRGTVNLPHGTGKTVRVIVFAAGAKAEEAEAAGADAVGSDELVARIQGGWLDFDAAIATPDQMAKIGRIARILGPRGLMPNPKTGTVTMDVTKAVSEIKGGKITFRVDKHSNLHLIIGKASFTEAQLVENYAAALDEILRAKPSAAKGKFLKKITFTTTMGPGIPVDPNIVKNVDNAE; via the coding sequence ATGGCACTGAGCAAGGCATACAAGAAGGCCTCGGAGCAGATCGACAAGTCGAAGCTCTACACCCCGGCCGAGGCGGTCAAGCTGGCCAAGGACACGACCGCCACCAAGTTCGACCCCACCGTCGAGGTCGCGATGCGCCTCGGCGTCGACCCGCGCAAGGCGGACCAGATGGTCCGCGGCACGGTCAACCTCCCGCACGGCACGGGCAAGACGGTCCGCGTGATCGTGTTCGCCGCCGGCGCCAAGGCCGAGGAGGCGGAGGCCGCCGGTGCCGACGCCGTCGGCAGCGACGAGCTCGTCGCCCGCATCCAGGGTGGTTGGCTGGACTTCGACGCCGCTATCGCGACGCCCGACCAGATGGCCAAGATCGGCCGGATCGCGCGGATCCTGGGCCCGCGCGGCCTGATGCCGAACCCGAAGACCGGCACCGTGACCATGGACGTCACCAAGGCCGTCTCGGAGATCAAGGGCGGCAAGATCACCTTCCGGGTGGACAAGCACTCCAACCTCCACCTGATCATCGGCAAGGCCTCCTTCACCGAGGCCCAGCTGGTGGAGAACTACGCCGCTGCGCTGGACGAGATCCTCCGGGCCAAGCCGTCCGCCGCCAAGGGCAAGTTCCTGAAGAAGATCACCTTCACCACCACGATGGGCCCGGGCATCCCGGTCGACCCGAACATCGTGAAGAACGTGGACAACGCCGAGTAG
- the rplJ gene encoding 50S ribosomal protein L10 — MADKPVRADKATAVAELTEHFRNSGATVLTEYRGLTVAQLTKLRRSLGRETTYAVAKNTLAKRAATDAGISGLDTLFTGPTALAFVSGDPVEAAKSLREFSKANPALVIKGGVFEGKAISAAEVNKLADLESREVLLAKLAGAMKANLSKAAALFQAPLSKTARTVAALQDKREKEGAEAA; from the coding sequence ATGGCGGACAAGCCGGTTCGGGCCGACAAGGCCACTGCCGTCGCCGAGCTGACGGAGCACTTCCGTAACTCGGGCGCCACCGTGCTCACCGAGTACCGGGGCCTGACGGTCGCGCAGCTGACCAAGCTGCGGCGCTCGCTGGGTCGCGAGACCACCTACGCGGTCGCGAAGAACACGCTCGCGAAGCGGGCTGCGACGGACGCGGGCATCTCGGGCCTCGACACGCTGTTCACCGGTCCTACCGCGCTCGCCTTCGTTTCCGGCGACCCCGTCGAGGCGGCGAAGAGCCTTCGTGAGTTCTCGAAGGCCAACCCCGCGCTCGTCATCAAGGGCGGCGTTTTCGAGGGCAAGGCCATCTCGGCCGCCGAGGTCAACAAGCTCGCCGACCTCGAGTCCCGTGAGGTGCTGCTGGCCAAGCTGGCCGGCGCCATGAAGGCCAACCTCAGCAAGGCTGCTGCGCTCTTCCAGGCGCCGCTGTCCAAGACCGCCCGTACGGTGGCCGCGCTGCAGGACAAGCGTGAGAAGGAGGGCGCGGAGGCCGCCTGA
- a CDS encoding mannosyltransferase family protein: MPAETPTQRTAENGEKAGTPKAGTPTSDTATPPAARPAAPTAPEGPGQSWWPAIRIGGAVWASSYLAWITVTLFTQYGRPHGNPIGFVDLLRGGWWRYDAMVFTRLAENGYGTHPVDPAFFPLYPMLVRGADMLLPGGAKFTAIGVAAVAMFAMYTLLYRLTEVEFSPAVAVRTCWAMAAWPVAFFLGIGYNASLFIALMLGAVYAMRRGHWWVAGVLGGFASATRSVGVLLAIAFAYEYLRQNGFRWRWNVLAVGLMPGGLVAYAGWLWWRFGDPLLFLEAQKPWGRELDWPWAGIVDAAEVVATAPLAQNGTLHNLLDLAAVLALIGLLTLCFAGPWRMRRDQWMLPLLGIALLLFAISFPAGENRNQSLMSAPRFALEVFPAFIILGHLKLPTQVYATVALMLQGVLLAHFTAGGWVG; the protein is encoded by the coding sequence GTGCCCGCAGAGACACCCACCCAGCGCACGGCCGAGAACGGCGAGAAGGCCGGCACTCCGAAGGCCGGCACTCCCACATCCGACACGGCGACGCCGCCGGCCGCCCGGCCCGCCGCCCCGACGGCGCCCGAGGGCCCCGGGCAGTCCTGGTGGCCCGCCATCCGGATCGGCGGCGCGGTCTGGGCCTCCTCCTACCTGGCCTGGATCACCGTCACGCTCTTCACGCAGTACGGCCGGCCGCACGGCAACCCGATCGGGTTCGTGGACCTGTTGCGCGGTGGCTGGTGGCGCTACGACGCGATGGTCTTCACCCGCCTCGCGGAGAACGGCTACGGCACCCATCCGGTCGACCCGGCGTTCTTCCCGCTCTACCCGATGCTGGTCCGCGGCGCCGACATGCTGCTGCCCGGCGGCGCGAAGTTCACCGCGATCGGTGTCGCCGCGGTCGCGATGTTCGCCATGTACACGCTGCTCTACCGCCTCACGGAGGTCGAGTTCAGCCCGGCCGTGGCGGTGCGGACCTGCTGGGCGATGGCGGCCTGGCCGGTCGCGTTCTTCCTCGGCATCGGATACAACGCCTCGCTGTTCATCGCGCTGATGCTGGGCGCGGTCTACGCGATGCGCCGCGGGCACTGGTGGGTGGCCGGCGTCCTCGGCGGCTTCGCGTCCGCGACCCGCTCGGTCGGAGTGCTGCTCGCGATCGCGTTCGCCTACGAGTACCTGCGGCAGAACGGCTTCCGCTGGCGCTGGAACGTGCTCGCGGTCGGCCTGATGCCGGGCGGCCTGGTCGCGTACGCCGGCTGGTTGTGGTGGCGGTTCGGCGACCCGCTGCTGTTCCTGGAGGCGCAGAAGCCGTGGGGCCGCGAGCTGGACTGGCCGTGGGCCGGCATCGTCGACGCGGCCGAGGTGGTCGCCACCGCGCCGCTGGCGCAGAACGGCACGCTGCACAACCTGCTCGACCTGGCCGCGGTGCTGGCCCTGATCGGGCTGCTGACGCTCTGCTTCGCCGGGCCCTGGCGGATGCGCCGCGACCAGTGGATGTTGCCGCTGCTCGGCATCGCGTTGCTGCTCTTCGCGATCTCGTTCCCGGCCGGCGAGAACCGCAACCAGTCGCTGATGTCCGCGCCGCGCTTCGCGCTGGAGGTGTTCCCGGCGTTCATCATCCTGGGCCACCTGAAGCTGCCGACGCAGGTCTACGCGACGGTCGCGCTGATGCTCCAGGGCGTCCTGCTGGCCCACTTCACCGCGGGCGGCTGGGTCGGCTGA
- a CDS encoding DNA-directed RNA polymerase subunit beta', whose translation MLDVNFFDELRIGLATADDIRQWSHGEVKKPETINYRTLKPEKDGLFCEKIFGPQRDWECYCGKYKRVRFKGIICERCGVEVTRSKVRRERMGHIELAASVTHIWYFKGVPSRLGYLLDLAPKDLEKIIYFASYVVTSVDAEARHRDLSTIENEIFAEKRQSENSRDSEIEKRAAKLEQDLAELEAEGAKADVRRKVKESGEREMRQIRDRAQREIDRLDEVLDTFRKLDKKQLVTDELLYRELRDRFGDYFTGGMGAEAIKALLEGLDLDAEAENLREIIRSGKGQRKIRALKRLKVVAAFLNTRNSPLGMVLDCVPVIPPDLRPMVQLDGGRFATSDLNDLYRRVINRNNRLKRLIDLGAPEIIVNNEKRMLQEAVDALFDNGRRGRPVTGPGNRPLKSLSDMLKGKQGRFRQNLLGKRVDYSGRSVIVVGPQLKLHQCGLPRMMALELFKPFVMKRLVDLNHAQNIKSAKRMVERQRPVVWDVLDEVITEHPVLLNRAPTLHRLGIQAFEPRLVEGKAIQIHPLVCTAFNADFDGDQMAVHVPLSAEAQAEARILMLSSNNILKPSDGKPVTMPTQDMVIGLYHLTHLKPEGKGAGRVFSSDAEARMAFDNGELALGAPVKIRLRDVVSVDNGAKGEKWDAPEGWEPGQALLVDTTLGRVLFNETLPVGYRYVNYEIRKGQLSAIVNDLAERFPKVTLAATLDALKESGFHWATWSGVTIGMGDVVAPPGKPAILERYEKEAAQIDKQYQRGLMTAEERRGELIEIWTKATNEVAKEMDTALPQNNPLWVMINSGARGNLLQLRQIAAIRGLVANPKGEIIPRPIKASYREGLSVLEYFISTHGARKGLADTALRTADSGYLTRRLVDVSQDVIIREEDCGTERAIPMQVLERDQAGVLQIHEHAETGVHARTLADTITGPDGQVVAERGTDINSILVDKLHAAGVENVRVRSVLTCESKLGVCAACYGRSLPTGKTVDVGEAVGIIAAQSIGEPGTQLTMRTFHTGGVAGEDITQGLPRVQEIFEARVPKGKAPIADTPGRVRIEDGERVRKIIVVPDDGSDEIVYDKISKRAKLRRQDGEHVQVGEKLTEGTIDPHELLRILGPRAVQVHLTQEVQEVYRSQGVLIHDKHIEIIIRQMLKRVTVIDSGSTEFLPGLLVDRALFESENRRLVAEGGEPAAGRPQLMGITKASLATDSWLSAASFQETTRVLTDAAINSRSDSLVGLKENVIIGKLIPAGTGISKYRNVRVEPTEEAKAKVYSMTGYPETDYGFGPASGQAVPLDDFDFGSYR comes from the coding sequence GTGCTCGACGTCAACTTCTTCGACGAGCTCCGCATCGGGCTGGCCACCGCCGACGACATCCGGCAGTGGTCGCACGGTGAGGTCAAGAAGCCTGAGACGATCAACTACCGCACCCTGAAGCCCGAGAAGGACGGACTCTTCTGCGAGAAGATCTTCGGTCCGCAGCGGGACTGGGAGTGCTACTGCGGCAAGTACAAGCGGGTCCGGTTCAAGGGCATCATCTGTGAGCGCTGCGGCGTCGAGGTGACCCGCTCCAAGGTCCGCCGTGAGCGGATGGGCCACATCGAGCTCGCCGCCTCGGTGACCCACATCTGGTACTTCAAGGGCGTCCCGAGCCGGCTCGGCTACCTGCTGGACCTGGCGCCGAAGGACCTCGAGAAGATCATCTACTTCGCGTCGTACGTCGTGACGAGCGTCGACGCCGAGGCGCGTCACCGTGACCTCTCGACGATCGAGAACGAGATCTTCGCGGAGAAGCGCCAGTCGGAGAACAGCCGCGACTCGGAGATCGAGAAGCGCGCCGCCAAGCTGGAGCAGGACCTGGCGGAGCTGGAGGCCGAGGGCGCCAAGGCCGACGTGCGCCGCAAGGTCAAGGAGTCCGGCGAGCGCGAGATGCGCCAGATCCGCGACCGCGCGCAGCGTGAGATCGACCGGCTGGACGAGGTGCTCGACACCTTCCGCAAGCTGGACAAGAAGCAGCTGGTCACGGACGAGCTGCTGTACCGCGAGCTGCGTGACCGCTTCGGTGACTACTTCACCGGCGGCATGGGCGCCGAGGCGATCAAGGCGCTGCTGGAGGGTCTCGACCTCGACGCCGAGGCGGAGAACCTGCGCGAGATCATCCGGTCCGGCAAGGGCCAGCGGAAGATCCGCGCGCTCAAGCGGCTCAAGGTCGTGGCGGCGTTCCTGAACACCCGGAACTCGCCGCTCGGCATGGTCCTGGACTGCGTCCCGGTCATCCCGCCGGACCTGCGCCCGATGGTGCAGCTGGACGGTGGCCGCTTCGCGACCTCCGACCTGAACGACCTGTACCGCCGCGTGATCAACCGGAACAACCGGCTCAAGCGCCTGATCGACCTGGGCGCCCCGGAGATCATCGTCAACAACGAGAAGCGGATGCTGCAGGAGGCCGTCGACGCGCTGTTCGACAACGGCCGCCGCGGCCGGCCGGTCACCGGCCCGGGTAACCGCCCGCTGAAGTCGCTGTCCGACATGCTCAAGGGCAAGCAGGGCCGGTTCCGTCAGAACCTGCTCGGCAAGCGCGTGGACTACTCCGGCCGTTCCGTCATCGTGGTGGGCCCGCAGCTCAAGCTGCACCAGTGCGGCCTGCCCCGCATGATGGCGCTGGAGCTGTTCAAGCCGTTCGTGATGAAGCGCCTGGTCGACCTGAACCACGCGCAGAACATCAAGTCGGCCAAGCGCATGGTCGAGCGTCAGCGCCCGGTCGTGTGGGACGTGCTGGACGAGGTCATCACGGAGCACCCGGTTCTGCTGAACCGTGCGCCGACGCTGCACCGTCTCGGCATCCAGGCCTTCGAGCCGCGGCTGGTCGAGGGCAAGGCCATCCAGATCCACCCGCTCGTCTGCACCGCGTTCAACGCGGACTTCGACGGTGACCAGATGGCGGTGCACGTGCCGCTGTCCGCCGAGGCCCAGGCCGAGGCGCGGATCCTGATGCTGTCCTCGAACAACATCCTCAAGCCGTCCGACGGCAAGCCGGTCACCATGCCGACCCAGGACATGGTCATCGGTCTGTACCACCTGACCCACCTCAAGCCCGAGGGCAAGGGTGCGGGCCGGGTGTTCAGCTCGGACGCCGAGGCGCGGATGGCGTTCGACAACGGCGAGCTGGCCCTCGGTGCCCCGGTCAAGATCCGGCTCCGGGACGTGGTCAGCGTCGACAACGGCGCCAAGGGCGAGAAGTGGGACGCGCCGGAGGGCTGGGAGCCCGGTCAGGCGCTGCTGGTCGACACCACGCTGGGCCGCGTGCTCTTCAACGAGACGCTCCCGGTGGGGTACCGCTACGTCAACTACGAGATCCGCAAGGGTCAGCTCTCCGCGATCGTCAACGACCTCGCGGAGCGCTTCCCGAAGGTGACGCTGGCGGCGACGCTGGACGCGCTGAAGGAGTCCGGTTTCCACTGGGCGACCTGGTCCGGCGTGACCATCGGTATGGGCGACGTCGTGGCGCCGCCCGGCAAGCCGGCGATCCTCGAGCGGTACGAGAAGGAGGCCGCGCAGATCGACAAGCAGTACCAGCGCGGTCTGATGACGGCCGAGGAGCGCCGCGGCGAGCTGATCGAGATCTGGACCAAGGCGACCAACGAGGTCGCCAAGGAGATGGACACCGCGCTCCCGCAGAACAACCCGCTCTGGGTCATGATCAACTCGGGTGCTCGCGGTAACCTGCTGCAGCTCCGTCAGATCGCGGCGATCCGTGGTCTGGTGGCCAACCCGAAGGGCGAGATCATCCCGCGGCCGATCAAGGCCTCGTACCGGGAGGGTCTGTCCGTGCTGGAGTACTTCATCTCCACGCACGGTGCGCGCAAGGGTCTCGCGGACACCGCGCTGCGTACCGCCGACTCGGGTTACCTGACCCGTCGTCTGGTGGACGTCTCGCAGGACGTGATCATCCGCGAGGAGGACTGCGGCACCGAGCGCGCGATCCCGATGCAGGTGCTGGAGCGCGACCAGGCCGGTGTGCTCCAGATCCACGAGCACGCCGAGACCGGTGTGCACGCGCGGACGCTCGCCGACACGATCACCGGGCCGGACGGTCAGGTGGTCGCGGAGCGCGGCACCGACATCAACTCGATCCTGGTCGACAAGCTGCACGCGGCCGGCGTCGAGAACGTCCGGGTCCGGTCCGTGCTGACCTGCGAGTCGAAGCTGGGCGTCTGCGCGGCCTGTTACGGCCGTTCGCTGCCGACCGGCAAGACCGTGGACGTCGGCGAGGCGGTCGGCATCATCGCGGCCCAGTCCATCGGTGAGCCGGGTACGCAGCTGACGATGCGTACCTTCCACACCGGTGGTGTCGCGGGTGAGGACATCACCCAGGGTCTGCCGCGTGTCCAGGAGATCTTCGAGGCGCGCGTGCCCAAGGGCAAGGCGCCGATCGCGGACACTCCCGGACGCGTCCGGATCGAGGACGGCGAGCGGGTTCGCAAGATCATCGTGGTGCCGGACGACGGCAGCGACGAGATCGTCTACGACAAGATCTCGAAGCGCGCCAAGCTCCGTCGCCAGGACGGCGAGCACGTGCAGGTCGGCGAGAAGCTCACCGAGGGCACGATCGACCCGCACGAGCTGCTCCGCATCCTCGGCCCGCGCGCGGTCCAGGTCCACCTGACCCAGGAGGTCCAGGAGGTCTACCGCTCGCAGGGTGTGCTGATCCACGACAAGCACATCGAGATCATCATTCGCCAGATGCTCAAGCGGGTCACCGTCATCGACTCGGGCTCCACCGAGTTCCTGCCGGGCCTGCTGGTCGACCGCGCGCTCTTCGAGTCGGAGAACCGCCGCCTGGTCGCCGAGGGCGGGGAGCCGGCCGCCGGCCGTCCCCAGCTCATGGGCATCACGAAGGCGTCGCTGGCCACGGACTCGTGGCTGTCGGCGGCCTCCTTCCAGGAGACGACCCGCGTCCTCACCGACGCGGCGATCAACTCGCGCAGCGACTCGCTCGTGGGCCTGAAGGAGAACGTGATCATCGGTAAGCTCATCCCGGCCGGTACCGGTATCTCCAAGTACCGCAACGTCCGGGTCGAGCCGACCGAGGAGGCGAAGGCCAAGGTCTACTCGATGACCGGGTACCCGGAGACCGACTACGGCTTCGGACCGGCCAGCGGGCAGGCCGTGCCGCTCGACGACTTCGACTTCGGGTCGTACCGCTGA
- the rplK gene encoding 50S ribosomal protein L11 gives MPPKKKLVKTFTLQLPAGQATPAPPVGPALGQHGVNIMEFVKAYNAQTESSRGDIVPAEISVYEDRSFTFILKTPPAARLLLKAAGVQKGSGVPQATKVGSVSRAQLREIAEKKMSDLNANDVEQAEKIIAGTARSMGITVKD, from the coding sequence ATGCCTCCCAAGAAGAAGCTGGTCAAGACGTTCACGCTGCAGCTGCCGGCGGGCCAGGCCACCCCGGCGCCGCCGGTCGGCCCCGCGCTGGGTCAGCACGGTGTGAACATCATGGAGTTCGTCAAGGCCTACAACGCGCAGACCGAGTCGAGCCGTGGCGACATCGTCCCGGCCGAGATCAGCGTGTACGAGGACCGGTCGTTCACGTTCATCCTGAAGACCCCGCCGGCCGCGCGTCTGCTGCTCAAGGCCGCCGGTGTGCAGAAGGGCTCGGGCGTTCCCCAGGCCACCAAGGTCGGTTCGGTCAGCCGCGCCCAGCTGCGCGAGATCGCCGAGAAGAAGATGTCCGACCTGAACGCGAACGACGTCGAGCAGGCCGAGAAGATCATCGCCGGCACCGCCCGGTCGATGGGCATCACGGTCAAGGACTGA